AAAAGAGTAACTACAGCAGTGGAAATTTCTGCTCAAAACCTGAATATCATGAATAATGACCTCCACCTCTTGACTGATAGCTACTTTGCCATGAAGCATATTCACCATCAACTGAGCATCTCTTTCTATAATTATTGACCTTAACCCAAGATGTGATCCCAACAAAATACCATGCCGAAATGCCAAAGCTTCTGCAAC
The sequence above is drawn from the Rhododendron vialii isolate Sample 1 chromosome 6a, ASM3025357v1 genome and encodes:
- the LOC131328382 gene encoding uncharacterized protein LOC131328382, with the translated sequence MFKINVDGSWKKGVSRGGYGIVIRDSRGLFVAASIGVSSWCASSLVAEALAFRHGILLGSHLGLRSIIIERDAQLMVNMLHGKVAISQEVEVIIHDIQVLSRNFHCCSYSFVRRASNKTAHV